The following are encoded together in the Planctomycetota bacterium genome:
- a CDS encoding Gfo/Idh/MocA family oxidoreductase, with product MKSTGTKIGIIGCGAIGTVHARHAARAGLEVAAIWDVKPEAAKLLSGDAPSAETMPNVEALLARADIAGVVVAVPNNMHMPLAVQSLKAGKHVLLEKPMALSAAECDAILKACRETGKQLQMGFVCRQLPTVSTAKKLVESGTFGSLYHIKASTYRRRGVPGLGGWFTDKKRSGGGPLIDLGVHIIDASLWLAGYPKVERVSGAIYSNFGRQMKNYAHVSMWAGPPRFDGVCDVEDHATALLRCAGGLTIELNTTWAMNIPDGALPDGVILFGQKAGCHIGLHAKRLTLATETHSMPADLEPHFLAEDPLKQAWDLQASAFRSLLESGTKPIATAEEGRCVQAVIDAVYRSAELGREVEV from the coding sequence ATGAAATCCACGGGAACAAAAATCGGAATCATCGGATGCGGAGCGATCGGCACGGTGCATGCACGGCATGCCGCTCGTGCGGGACTTGAAGTTGCCGCCATCTGGGATGTGAAACCCGAAGCCGCCAAGTTGCTCTCCGGCGATGCCCCTTCGGCGGAGACGATGCCGAATGTCGAGGCGCTGCTGGCAAGGGCGGACATCGCCGGCGTCGTGGTCGCGGTGCCCAACAACATGCACATGCCGCTTGCGGTGCAAAGCCTGAAGGCGGGCAAGCATGTCCTGCTTGAAAAGCCCATGGCCCTTTCCGCCGCCGAATGCGACGCCATATTGAAGGCGTGCCGGGAAACCGGGAAACAGCTGCAGATGGGGTTTGTCTGCCGCCAGCTTCCGACGGTGTCAACCGCCAAGAAACTGGTCGAGTCGGGAACGTTCGGCTCCCTCTATCACATCAAGGCGAGCACCTACCGACGCCGCGGCGTGCCCGGGCTTGGAGGCTGGTTCACCGACAAGAAGCGTTCGGGCGGAGGGCCGTTGATTGATCTGGGCGTGCACATCATCGACGCGTCGCTGTGGCTGGCGGGTTATCCCAAGGTGGAGCGGGTGAGCGGGGCGATTTATTCAAATTTCGGCCGCCAGATGAAGAACTACGCGCACGTGTCCATGTGGGCGGGCCCGCCCAGGTTCGACGGCGTCTGTGATGTCGAGGACCACGCCACGGCGCTGCTGCGCTGCGCCGGAGGATTGACCATCGAGTTGAACACGACCTGGGCCATGAACATTCCCGACGGAGCGCTTCCGGATGGCGTCATCCTCTTCGGCCAGAAGGCGGGCTGTCACATCGGGCTTCACGCCAAGAGGCTCACCCTCGCGACTGAGACTCACTCGATGCCCGCGGATCTTGAGCCGCACTTTCTCGCCGAGGATCCGCTCAAGCAGGCGTGGGATTTGCAGGCGTCCGCGTTCCGGTCGCTCCTGGAGAGTGGCACGAAGCCCATCGCCACTGCCGAGGAGGGCCGCTGCGTGCAGGCCGTCATCGACGCGGTCTATCGCTCGGCCGAGCTGGGGCGCGAAGTGGAAGTGTGA
- a CDS encoding redoxin family protein, translating to MFTTLVALVLAAPATLTIGSKAPPLAVDAWVKGEPVKELQTGTPYVVEFWATWCGPCIASIPHLTQMQKDNPSVQFIAVAASERKSGATDARLEKLKSFVANKGDAMGYRIAFDGDRDMGKSWLDAAGAEGIPTAFIVGKDGTIEWIGHPMEMDKPLTAVVAGTWDRTKAKQAAEAQAKSEEDGRELTKMLGAANKSGDYAPALAKLDEMIKQNPNSTRWSMVKFQILSGPANQPGEAIAVGKQLLGKDLEAEEFNQLAWVTATEMPAKNRDLDFALAAAEKAVSKSKSSDPAILDTLARVYWERGDKAKALTTQQQAVALGTKNGIEGDMLEEMKESLDKYQGSGDTKH from the coding sequence ATGTTCACCACCCTCGTCGCCCTCGTCCTCGCCGCTCCCGCAACGCTGACCATTGGATCCAAGGCTCCGCCGCTCGCGGTCGACGCCTGGGTCAAGGGCGAGCCCGTTAAGGAGCTCCAGACCGGAACTCCCTACGTCGTCGAATTCTGGGCGACCTGGTGCGGGCCCTGCATCGCGAGCATTCCCCATCTCACCCAGATGCAGAAGGACAATCCATCGGTCCAGTTCATCGCAGTCGCCGCAAGCGAGCGCAAGAGCGGCGCGACCGACGCCCGCCTGGAGAAGCTGAAGTCCTTCGTGGCCAACAAGGGCGATGCGATGGGCTACCGCATTGCCTTCGATGGTGACCGCGACATGGGCAAGTCCTGGCTGGACGCCGCCGGCGCCGAGGGCATCCCCACCGCCTTCATCGTGGGCAAGGATGGAACGATCGAATGGATCGGCCACCCGATGGAGATGGACAAGCCACTGACCGCTGTGGTCGCCGGCACCTGGGACCGGACCAAGGCCAAGCAGGCCGCCGAGGCGCAGGCCAAGAGCGAAGAGGATGGCCGCGAGCTCACCAAGATGTTGGGCGCTGCCAACAAGAGCGGTGACTACGCACCGGCGCTGGCGAAACTCGACGAGATGATCAAGCAAAATCCGAACTCCACCCGGTGGTCGATGGTGAAGTTCCAGATTCTCAGCGGCCCCGCCAATCAGCCCGGCGAGGCGATCGCCGTCGGCAAGCAGCTCCTGGGCAAGGACCTTGAAGCCGAGGAATTCAACCAGCTGGCCTGGGTCACCGCCACCGAAATGCCCGCGAAGAACCGCGACCTTGATTTCGCGCTGGCCGCGGCTGAGAAGGCCGTCTCCAAGTCCAAGTCATCGGATCCGGCGATTCTCGACACCCTCGCCCGCGTCTACTGGGAGCGCGGCGACAAGGCCAAGGCGCTCACCACGCAGCAGCAGGCCGTGGCCCTGGGAACCAAGAACGGCATCGAAGGCGACATGCTTGAAGAGATGAAGGAATCCCTGGACAAGTACCAGGGCAGCGGCGACACCAAGCACTAA
- a CDS encoding bifunctional 5,10-methylenetetrahydrofolate dehydrogenase/5,10-methenyltetrahydrofolate cyclohydrolase: protein MSCRMLDGKSLGLKVREDVRSRVLAAGRPARLDAVLAGCDQAAELYAQSQARTCEEAGIHYVLHRLPAESTYDDIAGRVLLLNTEEQVQAIMLHLPLPPGIDVERVQSLIAPEKDVEGVNPANIGNVVYGRRSLVPCTALAVLELIESSKINLQGALCVVVGASNIVGKPVAVLLMRANATVVSSNKFTSQLHNLTRGADVVVAAAGVAGLVKGDWIKPGAVVIDVGIHRVKGPDGRTITLGDVDHESVAQVAGFLTPVPGGVGPMTVAMLLRNVADACLDR, encoded by the coding sequence ATGAGCTGCCGCATGCTGGATGGAAAGTCGCTCGGCCTGAAAGTCCGTGAGGATGTGCGCTCCCGCGTCCTCGCTGCGGGACGGCCCGCGCGGCTGGACGCCGTGCTGGCCGGCTGCGATCAGGCCGCGGAGCTTTACGCCCAGAGCCAGGCACGCACCTGCGAGGAGGCGGGCATCCACTATGTGCTGCACCGACTGCCTGCGGAGAGCACCTACGACGACATCGCCGGGCGCGTGCTGCTGCTCAACACCGAGGAGCAGGTGCAGGCGATCATGCTGCATCTGCCGCTGCCGCCCGGCATCGACGTGGAGCGCGTCCAATCCCTGATTGCGCCGGAGAAGGACGTGGAGGGAGTGAATCCCGCCAACATCGGCAACGTGGTCTATGGCCGGCGCAGCCTGGTGCCTTGCACGGCGCTGGCGGTGCTGGAATTGATCGAGAGCTCGAAGATCAACCTGCAAGGGGCACTTTGCGTGGTGGTCGGCGCCAGCAACATCGTGGGCAAGCCGGTCGCCGTGCTGCTGATGCGGGCCAATGCGACCGTGGTGAGCTCGAACAAATTTACGAGCCAACTGCACAACCTCACCCGCGGCGCTGATGTGGTGGTCGCCGCGGCGGGAGTGGCCGGTCTGGTCAAGGGCGACTGGATCAAGCCCGGCGCTGTGGTCATCGACGTGGGCATTCACCGCGTGAAGGGGCCGGATGGTCGGACGATCACGCTGGGCGATGTCGACCACGAAAGTGTCGCGCAGGTCGCGGGTTTCCTCACCCCCGTTCCCGGCGGCGTCGGCCCCATGACGGTGGCCATGCTGCTCCGCAATGTTGCGGACGCCTGCCTCGACCGCTGA
- a CDS encoding phosphoribosylaminoimidazolesuccinocarboxamide synthase, with the protein MEAKSSAPRREHAAPPPGNPDAPVTQTQLPLRGRRAGKVRDLYELPAAAGELPRILVVATDRISAFDVVLPTAIPGKGKLLTEISMEWFRRIRAWGIVPDHVITTDPASITGISEVDRNMLRGRCMICRKVRIVPVECVVRGWLAGSGFAEYLRNGRVCGVPLPAGLAQWSRLPEPIFTPASKAQSGHDENITFEQAAATVGGAVMERLRSASLAIYRAAAERCAERGLILADTKFEFGFALDAKGEATDELVLADEVLTPDSSRYWIASSLGTTKEPESLDKQFVRNWLLAEEAAGRWNRTPPGPELPHDVVEKTIARYQQAAKMLGA; encoded by the coding sequence ATGGAAGCGAAATCGTCCGCGCCGCGCCGCGAGCACGCCGCGCCGCCGCCCGGGAACCCCGACGCGCCGGTGACACAGACCCAACTTCCGCTGCGCGGCCGCCGCGCCGGAAAAGTGCGTGACCTCTACGAGCTTCCCGCCGCCGCGGGCGAACTCCCCCGCATCCTGGTGGTGGCCACCGATCGCATCAGCGCCTTTGACGTGGTGCTGCCGACGGCGATCCCCGGCAAAGGGAAGCTGCTCACCGAGATCAGCATGGAGTGGTTCCGCCGCATCCGCGCCTGGGGCATCGTCCCCGATCACGTGATCACCACGGATCCCGCCTCCATTACGGGGATTTCTGAAGTCGACCGGAACATGCTGCGCGGCCGCTGCATGATCTGCCGAAAGGTCCGCATCGTTCCGGTGGAATGCGTGGTCCGCGGCTGGCTCGCGGGCAGCGGCTTCGCGGAGTACCTCAGGAATGGCCGGGTCTGCGGCGTCCCGTTGCCGGCGGGGCTGGCCCAGTGGAGCCGCCTTCCCGAGCCGATCTTCACGCCGGCGAGCAAGGCCCAGAGCGGCCACGACGAGAACATCACCTTCGAGCAGGCCGCGGCGACGGTCGGCGGCGCGGTCATGGAACGGCTCCGCTCGGCGAGCCTGGCCATCTACCGCGCGGCCGCCGAACGCTGCGCCGAGCGCGGTCTCATTCTGGCGGACACGAAGTTCGAATTCGGTTTTGCGCTGGACGCCAAGGGCGAGGCCACCGACGAGCTCGTGCTCGCCGACGAAGTGCTCACGCCCGACTCGAGCCGCTACTGGATCGCTTCAAGCTTGGGCACCACCAAGGAGCCGGAGAGCCTGGACAAGCAGTTCGTTCGCAACTGGCTGCTCGCCGAGGAGGCCGCTGGCCGCTGGAACCGCACGCCGCCCGGGCCCGAGCTGCCGCACGATGTGGTCGAGAAGACCATCGCCCGCTATCAGCAGGCCGCGAAGATGCTTGGCGCCTGA